One genomic region from Flagellimonas oceani encodes:
- a CDS encoding alpha-N-arabinofuranosidase, whose product MKILKYLAIATVFLCTKFLLAQEKVKVNIVEDNDAPIVSKHIYGHFAEHLGRCIYEGLYVGEENKIIPNTEGVRNDIIEALKELDIPNLRWPGGCFADTYHWKDGVGPKEDRPTIVNRWWGGTTEDNSFGTHNFLNLCEVLDAEPYLSANVGSGTVQELIDWVQYTNHDGISPMADWRRENGREEPWKVKYWGVGNETWGCGGNMTAEYYADIYRQYATFMPGWSGETEVYRIASGASEDDYHWTETLMKNVPHELMEAVALHDYAVFDWNDKGPSVNFDEEIYFKTMEQALNMEEYVTKHIEIMDKYDPEGNVDLFVDEWGGWYDAEPEVKNGVLFQQNTIRDVMIAGTVLNTFNNHAKRVKMANLAQMVNVLQAVILTDEEKMIKTPTYHVMHMYKVHHDAKLLPSTIEENAEFRGLPVLSVSASKDEEEKVHISVVNIDPEKDMEVEMDVSALGLKDVEGSILTSDKLQDHNSFDNPEKVTPKEFKGAKLKKGKITLTIPAHSLIVLQGS is encoded by the coding sequence ATGAAAATTTTAAAGTATTTGGCAATTGCAACTGTCTTCCTTTGCACGAAGTTTCTTCTTGCCCAAGAAAAAGTAAAGGTGAACATAGTCGAGGATAACGACGCGCCCATCGTCAGTAAACATATCTACGGTCACTTTGCAGAGCACTTGGGGCGTTGTATTTATGAAGGGTTGTATGTTGGAGAGGAAAACAAGATTATTCCAAATACCGAAGGAGTGCGAAACGATATTATTGAAGCCCTAAAGGAACTCGATATTCCAAACTTGAGATGGCCGGGAGGCTGTTTTGCGGACACCTATCACTGGAAAGACGGTGTAGGCCCCAAAGAGGATCGTCCTACCATCGTCAATCGTTGGTGGGGTGGGACCACAGAGGATAACAGTTTTGGGACCCATAACTTTCTAAACCTGTGTGAAGTGCTGGATGCGGAGCCTTATCTATCGGCAAATGTGGGCAGTGGTACCGTACAAGAGTTGATAGACTGGGTACAGTACACCAACCATGACGGTATAAGCCCAATGGCCGATTGGCGCCGTGAAAATGGACGGGAAGAACCTTGGAAGGTGAAATATTGGGGTGTTGGCAATGAAACCTGGGGCTGTGGCGGAAACATGACCGCAGAGTACTACGCAGATATCTATCGTCAATATGCCACCTTTATGCCGGGTTGGTCCGGTGAGACCGAGGTATATAGGATTGCCTCTGGAGCATCGGAAGATGATTACCATTGGACCGAAACCTTGATGAAAAATGTACCTCACGAATTAATGGAGGCTGTTGCCCTGCATGATTACGCCGTGTTTGATTGGAACGATAAAGGCCCATCTGTCAACTTTGATGAAGAGATTTATTTTAAAACTATGGAGCAGGCGCTCAATATGGAGGAGTATGTGACCAAGCATATCGAAATTATGGATAAGTACGACCCCGAGGGCAATGTGGACCTGTTTGTTGACGAATGGGGAGGGTGGTACGATGCCGAACCAGAAGTAAAGAACGGAGTGCTTTTCCAACAGAATACCATTAGAGACGTAATGATTGCCGGAACTGTGCTCAATACGTTTAACAATCATGCCAAAAGGGTTAAAATGGCAAATTTGGCACAAATGGTCAATGTGCTACAGGCAGTGATACTTACCGATGAGGAAAAAATGATCAAAACGCCTACCTATCACGTCATGCACATGTACAAAGTGCACCACGATGCAAAATTGCTGCCATCCACTATCGAAGAAAATGCAGAATTCAGAGGGCTTCCGGTATTATCCGTATCGGCATCCAAAGATGAAGAGGAGAAAGTTCATATCTCCGTAGTGAACATTGATCCGGAAAAGGACATGGAGGTGGAGATGGACGTATCCGCATTGGGCCTTAAAGATGTTGAGGGGAGTATTTTGACATCGGATAAGCTACAAGATCATAATTCCTTTGACAATCCAGAAAAGGTGACACCAAAGGAATTCAAAGGAGCCAAATTGAAGAAAGGGAAAATTACACTGACCATTCCTGCACATTCACTTATTGTTTTACAAGGAAGTTAG
- a CDS encoding NUDIX hydrolase, which yields MMEENLEVSEDPNMHLNYYQKEDQVLLAVDCIIFGFDKENLKILLIKRNFEPEKGKWSLIGGFLKRDENLDEAAVRVLETLTGLNDIYLEQIHTYSKIDRDPGQRTISVAYYALIDVDSHHFDGIQLDSAHWFDIKEAPNLIFDHNEMIEKAKARLKRRALSKPIGFELLPEKFTMRQLQNLYESILDKKLDKRNFINKINSLDVLIKLDEKDMSVSRKGAYLYVFDKDKYEKKVEEDGFIFKI from the coding sequence ATGATGGAAGAAAACTTGGAAGTGTCGGAAGACCCTAATATGCACCTTAATTATTATCAGAAAGAAGATCAGGTTTTATTGGCGGTCGACTGTATCATCTTCGGGTTTGATAAGGAAAATCTTAAGATTTTACTTATCAAAAGAAATTTTGAGCCAGAAAAGGGAAAGTGGTCACTTATTGGAGGGTTCCTAAAAAGGGATGAAAATTTAGATGAAGCTGCCGTAAGGGTTTTGGAGACACTGACCGGACTCAACGATATTTATCTGGAGCAAATCCATACCTACAGTAAAATTGATAGAGATCCAGGGCAACGAACCATATCTGTCGCCTACTACGCCTTGATCGACGTTGATAGCCACCATTTTGATGGGATTCAATTGGATTCCGCCCATTGGTTCGATATTAAGGAAGCCCCCAATCTGATTTTTGACCACAATGAAATGATAGAAAAGGCCAAGGCACGATTAAAAAGGCGTGCCCTGAGCAAGCCCATTGGGTTTGAACTGTTGCCTGAGAAGTTCACCATGCGACAGCTTCAAAATTTGTACGAATCCATTTTGGACAAAAAGTTGGACAAACGGAACTTCATCAACAAGATCAATTCTTTGGATGTACTGATAAAACTGGACGAAAAAGATATGAGCGTATCCCGTAAAGGTGCTTACCTCTATGTTTTTGATAAGGATAAATATGAGAAAAAAGTGGAGGAAGACGGGTTTATCTTCAAAATCTAA